A window of Babesia microti strain RI chromosome III, complete genome contains these coding sequences:
- a CDS encoding conserved Plasmodium protein, unknown function (overlaps_old_locusTagID:BBM_III03385), producing the protein MRVPYFAELSLPRCMREKKFHAQIVNKIPFDMVDAWKERVAQLSASRTKFIPMEFTEIIDRTSTDEKDACLSSLLQYSIQNKINTSTNDARKLSDFVEIANELMPKWTAAEAGMILRCLIKLRYMDATIYNNLLQRIACKRQQFSVHASIVALDVISTETRFESFMLPVIEKIRANVSATRDTIEIAKLALGLSNFLNISKNGVIIEIIKGLLAKATNDKQLVDLDIRTLSVFATVMSRTLLLSTKLMQIIYMKIDNDCDNLTLDNCAVFANCISQLGHARAAGTISYFELLGDAAAKLESQMNGRLAAVLINAFAKAHVLHQDLFTIISKKLFEICPQFDTRQTAMIAHAFAKLGHLHNIHVIWDLIGDMSGYNWQELAMILYAYTKSGGINVNFINNICKAMCKQFYNTVHSPTGLVSTSYSLYKSRSVGIAAECDKLFVMISQKAVTMLNRFKSTELANLCLSLTASNPSTSILMPKLKTLVLNDVDGDSIFKIVKFCCEAINLNVSDSSADVEWCARLVKNNVHRLASLPISHRKLLKSNLSKLGIFDRDLDCIIISNQ; encoded by the exons ATGAGGGTACCTTATTTCGCGGAATTGTCATTACCACGGTGCATGAGGGAGAAGAAGTTCCATGCACAAATTGTAAACAAAATTCCCTTTGACATGGTTGACGCGTGGAAAGAGCGTGTAGCGCAGTTATCAGCTTCTAGAACCAAATTTATTCCCATGGAATTCACTGAAATTATTGACCGTACATCGACAGATGAGAAAGATGCCTGTCTATCTAGTTTGCTACAGTATAGTATCCAAAATAAGATTAATACATCAACTAATGATGCAAGAAAATTGAGTGATTTTGTAGAAATTGCGAATGAATTGATGCCAAAATGGACAGCTGCAGAGGCAGGGATGATTCTCCGTTGTTTAATCAAGCTTCGCTATATGGATGCTActatttacaataatttattacaacGAATTGCATGTAAACGACAGCAATTTAGCGTCCATGCCAGCATAGTTGCCCTTGACGTTATATCCACAGAAACTCGATTTGAGAGCTTTATGCTCCCAGTTATTGAGAAGATCAGGGCAAATGTTAGTGCCACTAGGGACACTATtgaaattgccaaattggCACTTGGCTTATCAAACTtcttaaatatatcaaaaaatggaGTTATCATTGAAATTATCAAGGGGTTATTAGCAAAGGCTACAAATGACAAACAATTAGTAGATTTGGACATCCGTACACTTTCTGTGTTTGCTACAGTTATGTCAAGGACGTTATTGCTCAGCACCAAATTAATGCAGATTATTTACATGAAAATAGATAATGATTGCGATAATTTAACATTGGATAACTGCGCCGTATTTGCTAACTGCATATCCCAACTTGGCCATGCTAGAGCGGCTGGTACGATAAGTTATTTCGAGCTGCTGGGCGATGCGGCGGCAAAACTCGAGTCACAAATGAATGGCCGACTGGCCGCAGTTCTAATAAACGCATTTGCAAAGGCACATGTTTTGCATCAGGACTTATTTAcgataatttcaaaaaagTTGTTCGAGATTTGCCCTCAATTTGATACCCGTCAAACTGCAATGATAGCTCATGCCTTTGCTAAGTTGGGTCATTTGCACAATATACACGTCATTTGGGATTTAATTGGTGATATGAGTGGGTATAATTGGCAGGAATTGGCCATGATATTATACGCCTATACTAAATCTGGGGGGATCAATGTTAACtttataaacaatatttgtaaagCCATGTgcaaacaattttacaataCAGTACACAGTCCAACGGGATTGGTGAGCACATCTTACTCTTTGTATAAATCTAGGAGCGTTGGCATTGCTGCTGAATGtgacaaattgtttgttatgATATCGCAAAAGGCTGTGACAATGCTAAATAGGTTTAAATCTACTGAGTTGGCCAATCTATGCCTATCCCTCACTGCATCTAACCCATCGACTAGCATCTTAATGCCTAAACTAAAGACACTCGTGCTAAATGACGTTGATGGTGATTCG ATTTTCaagattgtaaaattttgttgtgAAGCAATAAACTTGAATGTTAGTGATTCATCTGCGGATGTGGAATGGTGTGCTAGGTTGGTTAAAAACAACGTGCATAGACTAGCAAGCTTGCCAATTTCTCATAGGAAATTGCTTAAGTCTAACCTTTCAAAGTTGGGTATTTTTGACAGGGATCTAGACTGTATCATAATCTCCAATCAGTGA
- a CDS encoding diphthamide biosynthesis enzyme Dph1/Dph2 domain (overlaps_old_locusTagID:BBM_III03405) → MDVGTICDVIIDGGYKSVSVQLPERNVNEACGIICKIQEKLESKGNDCKIYFLGDVTSGDCCVDRIAAKRCNSDLIIHFGHWCHTHYAVNKCYIRHFYPHKPFDLHSIFNHLKEVQNSGTVLLVYDTCFHHLLPDLIKMGEIIANVNVYKCATDISQIEIHEAQFSRISHKNIDKLGVEIMVFLGSSDYIDCNYPLLYKIALELQSKIRLDCIYSNGFVAKKLNLKSKITSKRYALIEKIRGASRIGICTGTASLSFANELRSLLNKIIIAVGKQCYNFIIGKINAEKLENFPSIEVFCLLLCPEQILKYIDEGDISQKVLNRKIVFPFELLVALDVIEWSDEYIFDFLQLLQICQSNAKNDSKSEITNLHSGELAKLQNGVYGTLINNSDRTYKGLEPYYNCQTVPTITPGLYGTATSYKSVGSSDNHTR, encoded by the exons ATGGATGTAGGTACTATATGTGATGTTATAATAGACGGTGGTTATAAGAGTGTTTCTGTGCAATTGCCAGAGAGGAATGTAAATGAAGCATGTGGAATCATTTGCAAAATACAGGAGAAATTGGAATCAAAGGGAAATGACTGCAAAATATACTTTTTGGGCGACGTAACATCGGGCGATTGTTGTGTTGACAGAATTGCCGCGAAGCGTTGCAATTCGgatttaattatacactTTGGGCATTGGTGTCATACACACTATGCCGTGAATAAATGCTATATTCGTCATTTTTACCCGCACAAACCATTTGACCTCCACTCAATATTCAATCAC CTAAAGGAGGTTCAAAATTCCGGTACTGTCTTGCTTGTATACGATACTTGTTTTCATCACTTGTTACCggatttgataaaaatgggagaaattatcgcaaatgTTAACGTCTACAAATGTGCCACAgatatatcacaaatagAAATCCATGAAGCACAATTTAGCAGGATATCtcataaaaatattgataaattaggGGTTGAAATAATGGTTTTTCTGGGCAGCTCAGATTACATTGATTGTAACTACCCCTTGCTATATAAGATAGCATTGGAGTTGCAATCTAAAATCCGTTTGGATTGCATATATTCCAATGGATTTGTTGCTAAAAagttgaatttgaaaagcAAAATAACCTCTAAGAGATATGCGCTCATAGAAAAGATCCGAGGCGCATCCCGTATCGGCATCTGCACAGGGACAGCATCACTCAGCTTCGCTAACGAATTAAGAAGTttactaaataaaataatcatagCTGTAGGTAAACAATGctataatttcataatcGGCAAAATAAACGCTGAaaaacttgaaaattttcCCAGCATCGAGGTGTTTTGTTTGTTATTGTGCCCCGAGCAAATTCTAAAGTACATTGATGAGGGCGATATTTCTCAGAAAGTGCTGAATCGGAAGATTGTATTCCCCTTTGAGTTACTGGTAGCATTAGATGTTATTGAATGGTCAGATGAGTATATTTTTGACTTCCTACAACTTTTACAAATATGTCAAAGTAACGCAAAGAACGATAGCAAAAGTGAAATAACAAATCTACACTCGGGAGAATTAGCAAAATTGCAAAACGGTGTGTATGGTAcactaattaataatagtgACAGGACTTATAAGGGATTAGAACCATATTATAACTGTCAGACAGTGCCCACAATTACTCCAGGGCTCTATGGAACTGCTACATCGTATAAGAGTGTGGGTTCAAGTGATAATCATAcaagataa
- a CDS encoding 54S ribosomal protein L10 mitochondrial (overlaps_old_locusTagID:BBM_III03400): MVYNRLAFGNAYRYTCLYHKFLIVQCRNFANCIKRPDVKLVDGKLVGVHFEDMFANKSTAHNGARFVPHPFNRRFAYSKRPLFPIEPRNLRILGLKHKKRRGRGHKSSARGVRFSRRKKVGSVPRSRTFEGGTTPLYKRLAKWPDAWLSRQRKRLDPLNLSKLRYFIETGRLDTRFPITQRHLFDSKCVRVKRGVQLFNVNDYPFPYKIDIEVAGSDQSSIDVIKRVGGTVTIVYMDRINLRAHLKPYKFEILPKMSRPSLPMVHYLEKMKSRGCLVRYIKPLWLIEEEAEIAAEVAESKGPTDEPVKADIVEDIDDMVQEYRMKERTKKLII, translated from the exons ATGGTGTACAACAGATTAGCTTTTGGTAACGCATACAGATATACATGtttatatcacaaatttttaattgtacaatgTAGAAACTTTGCCAATTGTATTAAGCGTCCAGATGTTAAATTGGTGGATGGTAAACTGGTTGGTGTACATTTTGAAGATATGTTTGCAAATAAGTCAACGGCTCATAATGGCGCAAGATTTGTGCCACATCCATTTAATCGCAGATTTGCATATAGCAAGAGGCCATTGTTTCCTATTGAACCTAGGAATCTCAGGATCCTA GGGCTAAAACATAAGAAAAGGAGAGGGAGAGGTCATAAAAGTTCGGCAAGGGGTGTAAGATTTTCTCGACGTAAAAAAGTTGGTTCAGTTCCTCGTAGTAGAACTTTTGAGGGTGGAACCACTCCTCTCTATAAAAGATTGGCTAAGTGGCCAGATGCATGGCTTTCTCGGCAAAGAAAACGTTTGGACCCACTAAACCTCTCAAAATTAAGATACTTTATAGAGACGGGGCGATTAGACACAAGATTTCCCATAACACAGAGACATCTGTTTGACAGCAAATGTGTTAGAGTCAAGCGGGGTGTACAACTTTTCAATGTG aaCGATTATCCTTTCCCttacaaaattgatattgaagTTGCTGGATCAGATCAATCTTCCATTGATGTCATTAAACGCGTGGGTGGCACAGTTACCATTGTTTACATGGATCGAATAAATCTTAGAGCCCATTTGAAACcttataaatttgaaatattacCTAAAATG TCCAGGCCTAGTTTGCCAATGGTTCACTATTTGGAGAAGATGAAGTCTCGAGGCTGTCTAGTAAGGTATATTAAGCCGTTGTGGCTTATAGAAGAAGAGGCCGAGATTGCCGCGGAAGTGGCTGAATCTAAGGGACCTACAGATGAACCAGTGAAGGCAGACATTGTTGAAGATATCGATGACATGGTACAGGAGTACAGGATGAAAGAAAGGACCAAGAAACTAATCATTTAA
- a CDS encoding 50S ribosomal protein L17 (overlaps_old_locusTagID:BBM_III03420): protein MGYTSTLKFIKLGHKQRPFRHLFGQPHKRWDYIKNQLDKLIRHGRIETTLERAKEIQQYAEELIIHSRNDCKESDIIVESLITSAEARSALYEKYVPLYAERPRFFTRVVNQWHFRTKDSASMAYLEFVDRPGELRPAKPVGSQYLQHIYNLMSQTRRNFRKYKHVAKKFGFLDQNGRLVSNYIAQKHTGYQWHEEDIVKTIPEKIQSQKVLDRLEEIKEINIGGRGVDKLMLP, encoded by the exons ATGGGCTATACTTCCACTTTAAAGTTCATAAAACTTGGCCACAAGCAACGCCCTTTTAGGCATCTATTTGGGCAACCGCATAAACGATGGGATTATATCAA AAATCAGCTAGACAAGCTAATTAGACATGGTCGCATTGAAACTACACTGGAAAGGGCTAAGGAAATTCAGCAATATGCGGAGGAACTTATAATCCACTCCAGAAATG ACTGTAAGGAATCTGATATTATTGTGGAAAGTCTAATCACAAGTGCAGAGGCTAGATCAGCGTTGTATGAGAAGTATGTGCCTTTGTATGCTGAAAGGCCGAGATTTTTCACTAGAGTGGTCAACCAGTGGCATTTTAGGACCAAAGATTCAGCCAGTATGGCTTATTTAGAGTTTGTAGATAG GCCAGGAGAGCTTAGACCGGCAAAACCTGTAGGCtcacaatatttacaacacaTATACAATCTTATGAGTCAAACGCGCCGCAACTTTAGGAAGTATAAACATGTGGCTAAGAAATTCGGCTTTTTAGACCAAAATGGAAGGCTAGTATCCAATTATATCGCACAAAAACACACAGGATATCAG TGGCATGAAGAAGATATTGTCAAAACTATTCCAGAAAAGATACAGAGTCAAAAGGTGCTAGATAGGCTAGAGGAGATTAAGGAAATTAACATTGGCGGTAGGGGAGTAGATAAACTTATGCTACCATGA
- a CDS encoding Adaptin N terminal region (overlaps_old_locusTagID:BBM_III03390), with the protein MSDTLCTLYVSLEKFSCIPVYELQQKLEDSNVNSKIIAMENVILGTLKGDDLSSLLIPIIRYVISSSDHKLIKLVHLYFEIVEKTNPDGNIKEEIILVCNALRNYLHAPNEYVRGLTLRLLCKIKHWKIISPLVPSVIQNLTHKEPYVRRHAVMCVSAITRQFGHDSVPDLIGHIKKILLNESDTSAKCKAFQLLLQFNPSLALQYILSIEDSLITSGDIFQTGIVQSLNKFAATDQACKTIGIRIVLLLMETVQAMNVIYQGALALLTAGTTSIEARKITAKTFVNILIYQPDVNIKLITLSNLRKLYDISNKAGDHPNVLEAHVIDITGVLNNPYHMIVKECLSLCYKILNESNVGQVLSILKKEFIKSCVIDDQSVENYQVTIIKALMQICELFPQESEIVFDLFECLNMGTRSTKYHIAIFIRKLFNMVPDFKGGTIKKLLPIIPQIDDVNVIRICFSIIYHAPSVNMSVELIELFYDSIQPYPLVVSSQYIDDTEEFNSYTSNPSRQPISAGTNLRKAVMTADSLLLSSLASLLLNCVCNEAVSAAIIEKACIIVANLLMVGKNAGLERGSIVRITHALRILVDKCQGLPTQNVEDSYFESYKVSLVSDDSNDKLAKPINNYVTAPITFRLLGCESASILNEDTCQNETNLLVNQTESYTLTDKIPFQMTGLGDPIYIEVITEVVNSELNLMMSITNTTNLLLQNVYIELYTQGELKVMDHLPTFKLSPNESINMRARVRVNSSAMGSIFGYVFYERKACGRPEVLNISPININMIDFVTPTFINSDEFRAMWSTYEWENKIFVQTNISDPSLFLEKLISCTNMTVAGRIPPNELINVNGKPVIQQYIEYLRGLKDLRNVLDTCSFFAANLFLRTIFNEDALINLSISKDKKGLLKGIIRVRCEKQETVMSLGERISLVQRCFSSSPLPIPNESILSS; encoded by the exons ATGTCAGACACCCTTTGCACCCTTTATGTATCGCTGGAAAAATTCTCATGTATACCAGTATACGAACTACAGCAGAAATTGGAGGATTCTAATGTAAATTCGAAAATTATCGCAATGGAAAATGTCATCCTTGGGACGCTAAAAGGAGACGATTTATCCTCCCTACTCATACCAATTATCCGTTACGTTATATCTTCCTCAGACCACAAGCTCATAAAGCTGGTGCATCTCTATTTTGAAATAGTTGAAAAAACCAATCCTGATGGCAATATCAAGgaagaaattattttagtTTGTAACGCTTTGAGGAATTATTTGCACGCGCCTAACGAATATGTCAGAGGCTTGACACTAAGATTGCTGTGCAAAATTAAACACTGGAAGATAATATCCCCTTTGGTGCCATCAGTAATCCAAAATTTG ACGCACAAAGAACCGTATGTAAGGAGACACGCTGTGATGTGTGTTTCAGCAATAACTCGTCAATTTGGACATGATTCTGTTCCAGATCTAATTGGGCACATAAAGAAGATATTGCTGAACGAATCAGATACCTCGGCCAAGTGTAAAGCGTTCCAACTgttattacaatttaatCCCTCGTTGGCTTTACAGTACATACTATCGATCGAAGACTCTCTTATTACTAGCGGTGATATTTTTCAGACGGGAATTGTACAATCgcttaataaatttgctgCAACTGATCAAGCTTGCAAG ACAATTGGCATCCGAATTGTGTTGTTGCTAATGGAAACGGTTCAGGCTATGAATGTTATTTATCAGGGAGCATTGGCACTGCTTACCGCCGGTACTACTTCAATTGAAGCAAGAAAGATCACAGCTAAaacatttgtaaatatacttatttaCCAGCCAGATGTTAATATCAAACTTATTACCCTATCTAATCTACGAAAACTGTACgatatttcaaataaagCTGGGGATCATCCTAATGTCCTAGAGGCACATGTAATTGACATAACTGGAGTGTTGAATAATCCTTATCATATGATTGTAAAGGAATGTTTGTCATTGtgttacaaaatattgaatgaAAGTAATGTGGGACAGGTTTTGTCCATTTTGAAAAAGGAATTCATTAAATCCTGTGTCATTGACGATCAGTCAGTGGAGAATTATCAGGTTACAATAATAAAGGCTTTAATGCAAATTTGCGAACTGTTTCCGCAGGAATCAGAGATTGTATTTGACTTGTTTGAATGCCTAAATATGGGCACTAGAAGCACAAAGTATCACATAGCCATTTTTATACGCAAATTGTTTAACATGGTTCCTGATTTTAAAGGCGGCACCATAAAGAAGTTGTTGCCCATTATCCCGCAAATTGATGATGTAAACGTTATACGCATTTGTTTTAGTATCATTTATCATGCGCCATCTGTTAATATGTCTGTTGAActtattgaattattttacgATTCAATACAACCATACCCACTAGTAGTTTCATCTCAGTACATTGATGACACTGAGGAATTTAATAGTTATACATCCAACCCGAGCAGGCAACCAATCTCCGCTGGTACCAATCTTCGTAAAGCTGTAATGACAGCTGATTCACTTCTGCTATCATCGTTGGCCTCCCTGTTGTTGAACTGCGTTTGCAATGAAGCGGTCTCCGCAGCAATAATCGAAAAGGCTTGTATTATTGTGGCAAATTTGTTGATGGTGGGGAAAAACGCCGGACTTGAGAGAGGTAGCATTGTAAGAATCACTCATGCCTTGAGAATTTTGGTTGACAAATGTCAAGGTCTACCAACTCAAAACGTCGAAGATTCGTATTTTGAATCTTACAAAGTATCTCTTGTTAGCGATGATTCTAATGATAAACTTGCCAAAcccataaataattacgTAACTGCACCTATAACATTCCGGCTGCTTGGTTGCGAAAGTGCGTCGATTTTAAATGAAGATACCTGCCAAAATGagacaaatttgttggTTAACCAAACAGAAAGCTATACTCTAACTGATAAAATACCATTTCAAATGACAGGATTAGGTGACCCAATTTACATAGAAGTAATAACTGAAGTTGTAAACTCGGAGCTTAATCTTATGATGTCAATCACAAACaccacaaatttattgcttCAAAATGTGTACATTGAACTTTATACCCAGGGGGAGCTCAAAGTGATGGATCACCTTCCTACATTCAAACTATCTCCAAATGAGTCAATAAATATGCGTGCAAGAGTACGTGTAAATTCCAGTGCCATGGGATCTATTTTTGGTTATGTATTTTACGAACGGAAGGCTTGTGGGAGGCCTGAAGTCCTGAACATTTCTCCCATAAACATAAACATGATCGATTTTGTCACACCAACCTTCATAAATTCCGATGAATTTCGGGCCATGTGGTCTACTTATGAATGGGAGAATAAGATATTTGTCCAGACAAATATATCTGACCCTTCACTATTCTTAGAGAAACTTATTAGCTGTACCAATATGACGGTAGCCGGGCGTATACCACCAAATGAACTTATAAATGTCAATGGAAAACCCGTTATTCAACAGTATATTGAATATCTACGTGGGTTGAAAGATTTGAGAAATGTTCTAGATACTTGCTCATTTTTCGCAGCTAATCTGTTCTTAAGGACAATTTTCAATGAGGATGcgttaattaatttgagTATTTCAAAGGATAAGAAGGGGCTATTGAAAGGGATAATACGGGTTAGATGTGAGAAACAAGAGACTGTGATGTCTCTGGGGGAAAGGATATCGCTGGTGCAACGTTGTTTCTCGTCTTCGCCACTCCCAATCCCCAATGAATCCATATTAAGTAGCTAA
- a CDS encoding glutamate dehydrogenase (NADP+) (overlaps_old_locusTagID:BBM_III03380) codes for MDYTRSLFTLSGPATASEVEKHIQNAIEFVKRRDPDQVQFIQAFTEVANGLAPVFQTDLKYLEIFLSLSEPERVITFKVPWVNDAGKLMINRGFRVQFNSTLGPYKGGLRFHPSVNLSILKFLGFEQIFKNSLTTLAMGGGKGGSDFDPKGKSDNEVRSFCQSFMTELQRHIGPDTDVPAGDIGVGEREIGFMYGQYKRLSNSSTGTLTGKDPKWGGSFIRPQATGYGLVFFVQYILNDLHNGDSFKGKRVAISGSGNVAQYAADKVIDFGGIPITFSDSSGYIYEPNGFTKEMVTVLMELKNIQRARVSEFLKYSNTAKFFPNKKAWDVDTNVNVALPCACENELDKADAEMLVKKGCIIVGEGANMPTTPEAISVFKAAKVTVCPGKAANAGGVAVSGLEMSQNSQREKWTSEKVLEKLQDIMKNMSKACQEAAAKYNVHGDIISGANIAGFLKVAHSYCDQGCV; via the exons TCAGAAGTTGAAAAGCACATTCAAAATGCGATTGAATTTGTCAAAAGGCGCGACCCTGATCAGGTGCAATTCATTCAAGCCTTCAC TGAAGTAGCTAACGGTTTGGCTCCAGTTTTTCAAACTGATCTTAAATATctagaaatatttttgtctCTATCAGAACCAGAACGGGTTATCACTTTCAAGGTACCTTGGGTTAATGATGCTGGGAAACTTATGATCAATAGAGGTTTTAGAGTACAATTTAACTCAACCCTGGGACCTTATAAGGGGGGATTGAGATTCCACCCTTCAGTCAACTTGagtatattgaaatttttgggGTTTGAACagattttcaaaaatagtTTAACAACTTTGGCTATGGGAGGTGGGAAAGGCGGTTCAGACTTCGATCCCAAAGGGAAGAGTGATAATGAAGTTAGATCATTCTGCCAATCCTTTATGACTGAGTTGCAAAGACATATTGGCCCAGATACAGATGTACCAGCGGGGGATATTGGCGTTGGAGAGCGTGAAATTGGTTTCATGTATGGCCAGTACAAGAGATTATCCAACTCATCCACTGGCACTCTTACTGGTAAAGATCCCAAATGGGGAGGAAGCTTCATCCGACCTCAAGCTACAGGATATGGATTGGTTTTTTTCGTCCAATACATACTAAATGACTTGCATAATGGGGATTCGTTTAAGGGTAAACGCGTGGCGATCTCAGGCAGTGGAAACGTAGCACAATATGCAGCAGATAAAGTAATTGATTTTGGCGGTATCCCTATCACCTTTTCAGATTCATCAGGGTACATTTATGAACCCAATGGATTCACTAAAGAAATGGTTACAGTGTTGATGGAGcttaaaaatatacagAGAGCTAGAGTCTCTGAGTTTCTCAAGTACTCAAATACCGCAAAGTTCTTCCCCAACAAAAAGGCATGGGACGTAGATACTAATGTCAATGTTGCATTGCCATGTGCCTGTGAGAACGAACTTGACAAGGCAGACGCTGAGATGCTGGTTAAGAAGGGATGTATAATCGTTGGAGAAGGAGCCAACATGCCCACAACACCAGAGGCAATATCTGTATTTAAGGCTGCAAAAGTAACTGTATGCCCAGGCAAGGCTGCCAATGCTGGCGGAGTAGCTGTTAGTGGGTTAGAAATGTCCCAGAATAGCCAGAGAGAGAAGTGGACCAGTGAGAAAGTTTTGGAAAAGTTACAGGATATTATGAAGAATATGTCGAAAGCATGCCAAGAGGCTGCAGCTAAGTACAACGTACACGGAGATATCATTTCTGGAGCAAATATTGCTGGGTTTTTGAAGGTCGCCCACTCTTATTGTGATCAGGGTTGTGTCTAA
- a CDS encoding cytochrome c oxidase subunit II (overlaps_old_locusTagID:BBM_III03415), with protein MFLIDQLKTFVFGGNPNDPKYQPKTIGEYKPPQSKHEGTQSSEREYPTPAKYLQNPELIPKYYSFQSNMITDEDLQPGMLRNLEVDKRLTLPTRTHIRFLITATDVIHSWAVPSLGIKADAVPGRLHRVTTFIQREGVFYGQCSEMCGTLHGFMPIVIEAVSPQVYAAHAKKYYVDE; from the coding sequence ATGTTCCTAATTGACCAATTGAAAACTTTTGTTTTTGGAGGAAATCCCAACGACCCAAAGTATCAACCAAAGACGATTGGCGAATATAAGCCGCCACAGAGTAAACATGAAGGAACTCAGTCTAGTGAAAGAGAATATCCAACACCggcaaaatatttacaaaaccCCGAACTTATCCCCAAGTACTACTCTTTCCAATCTAACATGATTACGGACGAGGATTTGCAGCCTGGGATGCTTCGCAATTTAGAGGTGGACAAGCGACTAACCTTGCCAACCAGAACCCATATCAGATTTCTAATAACTGCCACGGATGTCATTCACTCCTGGGCGGTACCGAGTCTGGGCATCAAAGCAGATGCCGTTCCAGGTAGACTGCATAGGGTCACAACTTTTATACAGAGGGAGGGGGTGTTCTACGGCCAATGTTCGGAAATGTGCGGGACTCTACATGGCTTTATGCCGATTGTTATCGAGGCAGTTTCTCCGCAAGTATACGCAGCACATGCAAAGAAGTATTACGTTGACGAATGA
- a CDS encoding hypothetical protein (overlaps_old_locusTagID:BBM_III03395), whose product MFTNCILLPVGLILSMMLISKVPIIQKCALYVLNIRLTAKNDGIYDKTCKYSIIFSLSTMIITYKLSCILLSIFYIDNFVGIFMNISRQRKSVNLDAVKFKGNFNSHLKIFCSDYMHIELACILIWLFNIIYSIKLRNNYLQEGHLTEKVVKRTLKDLRTRFKTPASEVL is encoded by the coding sequence ATGTTTACAAACTGCATACTCCTGCCAGTTGGACTCATCCTATCTATGATGTTGATATCAAAGGTGCCCATTATCCAAAAATGTGCCTTATACGTTCTTAACATAAGGCTAACCGCAAAAAATGATGGTATATACGATAAAACTTGTAAATATAGTATTATATTCTCACTGAGTACAAtgataataacatataaacTATCTTgcatattattatcaatctTTTACATTGATAACTTTGTTGGAATTTTCATGAATATTTCACGGCAAAGAAAGAGTGTCAATCTAGATGCAGTAAAATTTAAAGGTAATTTCAATTcacatttaaaaattttttgctCTGATTACATGCATATAGAACTTGCGTGTATACTGATTTGGCTTTTCAACATCATTTATTCCATTAAACTCAGAAATAACTACCTCCAAGAAGGGCATCTCACCGAAAAAGTTGTAAAAAGGACACTCAAAGATTTACGAACACGATTTAAAACTCCAGCTAGTGAAGTTTTAtag
- a CDS encoding Plasmodium falciparum domain of unknown function (CPW_WPC) (overlaps_old_locusTagID:BBM_III03410) translates to MDVEMHVVLALIITIIVPRITFCSECIVNYSLNCPEGWKALTNNQCLSPISYTGPCDSTISVLKSNNSTKDVEVKKTLEAKCKVKWPCSKTDNDYTRQCPDLWYLKPNGVCSPTYGYSGNCSDHHFSSVEDKKKWSHICNLKWSKSVTSDSTIITGCPKGWDRVLDLCIAPKSYNGPCLSVAQIANKTPDFKKTYSFLCEVTF, encoded by the exons ATGGATGTGGAAATGCATGTTGTTCTTGcgttaattattacaataatAGTGCCCAGAATTACATTTTGCAGTGAATGCATTGTAAATTACTC ACTAAACTGCCCTGAAGGATGGAAGGCACTCACTAACAATCAATGCCTGAGTCCAATCTCATATACAGGCCCCTGTGACTCCACAATTAGTGTTTTAAAGTCTAATAATAGTACTAAAGACGTGGAAGTTAAGAAAACATTGGAAGCCAAATGCAAAGTAAAATG GCCCTGCAGTAAAACGGATAATGATTATACCAGGCAGTGTCCTGACTTATGGTACCTGAAGCCTAATGGTGTTTGTTCACCGACCTATGGCTACAGTG GCAATTGTTCAGATCACCACTTTTCAAGTGTGGAAGACAAGAAGAAATGGTCACATATTTGCAATCTAAAGTGGTCTAAAAGTGTAACTAGTGACAGTACAATTATTACAGGATGCCCCAAA GGATGGGATAGGGTACTTGACTTATGTATCGCACCTAAAAGCTACAATGGCCCGTGTCTATCAGTGGcacaaattgccaataaGACGCCAGATTTCAAG aaaacATATTCGTTTCTTTGCGAAGTGACATTTTGA